In Monodelphis domestica isolate mMonDom1 chromosome 1, mMonDom1.pri, whole genome shotgun sequence, the sequence ACGGCTTCCCTTTGCAGTTACCCCTGGGCTCGTTCTTCGCTCCCGCTCCGATCCAAGCAGCCCCGGCCCAAGCTTCTGCCTGCGCCAGGTCCAAAATGCCCAACTGGGGAGGCGGTAACAAATGTGGAGCCTGTGGAAGGACTGTGTACCATGCTGAAGAGGTACAGTGTGATGGAAGAAGCTTCCATAGATGCTGTTTTCTGTGCATGGTTTGCAGGAAAAATTTAGACAGCACAACTGCGGCCATTCATGATGATGAGGTTTACTGCAAATCCTGCTATGGGAAGAAGTATGGACCCAAAGGGTACGGCTATGGCCAAGGAGCAGGCACGCTTAACATGGACAGAGGAGAGAGGCTGGGTATCAAGCCTGAGAATGTGCAGCCTCACAGGCCCACCACAAATCCAAACACTTCCAAATTTGCTCAGAAATTTGGAGGAGCCGAGAAGTGTTCCAGATGCGGAGATTCCGTGTATGCGGCAGAGAAAGGAATAGGAGCAGGGAAGCCTTGGCACAAAAATTGTTTCCGATGTGCCAAATGTGGAAAGAGCCTCGAGTCAATGACTCtgacagagaaagaaggggaaatctATTGCAAAGGTTGCTACGCAAAGAACTTTGGACCAAAGGGTTTTGGTTATGGCCAGGGAGCAGGGGCACTCGTCCATGCGCAGTAAAGGATAAGATGTTGAAGGCAGCAAGAACCACAACGCCAAGCACTGAGACTTCGTATCAAGGCACAGAGAATCTCTTAATACTAAACTACTGTGAAAACTATTCCAACTCTACCAATAATACCAGCATTTGTGTACTGTTTGTTACTATGTATTATGGAGACACTAATTTGTAGGAGGAAAGCATTACATTTATTCTTTATGCTTTAGAACATATTTACTCTGATTTTAACTATATAGCAATTGACTAGCTTTTTATTAACAACTTTTGCTCTTTAAATAAACTTTCGCAttgcttctgaaaaaaaaaaaagaaaattaagatttatgaaggaaaaaaactgGAGGAAACTAACCTAAGCAACAGCATTACAAGTAAGTACCTCTTACATTGTAATCAGATTAAGAAAAtccagtaaaaagaaaaaaaacactacacAATGGACCCCTGACTCCTATGAGAAATTCTTTCCTTCAACTTGGTCTGTCTATTGTACATTCCACAGTCACTATTTTGAAATTTCCTCCCCTTGTttaagaaaaacttgggaagaattGTATGAACTGACACAGAATTAAGAGACCAGAATTAAAACAATTTATGCATTtctataaagacaaacaactttgaaatacttcagaactctgatcaatggaataaatctatgattccagAGTACACACTAATGATGAAGCTCACTATCcaatcatattgcttgcctttttaAATGAATGGGGGGAAAGCTAAAGAGGAGAAGGGAATTTGGaaatgaacaatttttttaattttaattaaaattttaggaGTGAATTCAAGGAACAATCTGAAACATACATATTTTTTGAACAAGGTCAAAGTagacatttgttttgtttaaatatttttgttacaaaggtcttgtttttctttcttttccaatgttaGAGACTAGATGAGAGACAAAGATGGTAGCTTTTTGCTCattgaagaaaaattttaattaaaaaaagcataaaaattacCATCTTCCATTCCAAATTCAAAACATATGTCTTTCTAAAACTAAGAGGTAGGAGGAAGTTACTAGCTGAAAATTCTCCCACTCCTCAAAATTTTCTGTCTTtacctatattttttctttttcccttctggaCAATGACTTTTCTATCACTGGAAAATTTAAGGCTATTCACCAAGAACTCTTATCTTCTTCCACTCTCCTCATCTAAATCACTCAGACATTCCTCTACTTCCCCCTTCATTCCAGTCCCTAACAAagttacccttctactttccaAAGCCTTCTATATATATCTGTGATCCTATATGATCCTGTCTATTCTATCAGATCATCCTCTAATCTTTCCTCtatctttttgttccttccctgaTCCCTACAAACAAGTTCTCATTTCCCCTATGCCTAGAAGGTTATCTCTCTTCATTTATTCCTCTTAGTAACCTTGGTTTCCTTTGGAATTCAGTTCAAATACCCCCTTTTGCAGGATGGCCTTACCCAGCTCGTTCAGCTACTAAACAGCTTCCCCTTTTGTAATTATCTTCcatctagtttttattttatatatctatttatatgttatttcccttattcctattagaatgtaagctctttgagaataggGACTGTTTTTACCTCTTATATCTCTAGCTCATAATATAACTTTACCAAAATAATCACAGGTAAGCTGCTCAGTCTAGAAATTTTAACCACATGTGCTGAGCACCCAAAGATAGCCAATTTGACTCTAACCTGTCTTCTACTCTTGATTTCCTTACATTCTATCACTCATCTCTTCCTATATATTTGGTAAGAactaagtgtttaataaaaatttactaAGAGACTTTATCTGTCCCCATTCCTTCTGGCACAGATAACAGTGAAAGAATCATCTGATTCTCTATTTCCATCCCCTCTTATTTCCTAATTTAGGGTCTTTTCTCATTATTGTACATGTTGTATGCATTTTGAGGGAAGGGATAGCTATGTTTTATGTTTGTATTTCTACTATACATTGCTAGAAATAATAGGCACCTAATGCTTATTGAATAAAAGGCACAGATATAAGAGAGGAAAGcacacaaaaagaataaaaaataatttggctAGAAAAAAATACCTTATGAGACAAAACTACAAAGACTAGTTAGTGCCAGCTTGTGGAAAGTCTTGAACTACCagttaaaggaggaaatgagGAGTCATTAAGGACTTTTGATCTGAAGCATGATTGGAACAGACAATAACAgtgcaaagaatgggaaaaggctTGACCAGAAGAAACACCAGTTACATCTTATTTATAATAAGTCCTTACTCAGAACCTACTATATACAAACCACTTTCTCTCAAGCATAGAAATATAAAACATAACTCCTGTCCACAAAAATCTTTAAAGcatagaaaaagggaagaaaggaaaaaaacttttataattGTATGTTAtgattaattatatatgtaaGTACCAAAAGAGAGATACAAAGGGCtaaaaattttcagaagaagCAAGAGAAAGTAATATAAGGAAGGTCTTAAAGGATAAGAAGAATATCAAtagtgttataaggaagagataagcTTGGTGGGTTTGGCAGAGGGCAGAGGCATGAGACAGCAGAGTAAAGATTCTGGAATACAGCAGGACGGGTTAAGCTGTTACTAAGAGACAATTGGGTTTTGTGGTCTCTCTCTAGAGATATCTGGGAGTGTGTCTTCTTGTCCTTAGTGGCTGATCCTATCCTGATTCCTAATCTGATTCCTATCCTGCCTGCTGTTCAGTGTGCTGTTTTCCTTAGAGAAGAACCTGTTGATACTAAACCACTAGTCCGCAGTGATTTGTAAGACCAAGTCTAAGTCCTTTTGGATCTGGGATCTTCCCTGGGCCCTACCAGGGCCTACCTACCTATCACAGACCAATACCCTAATATCAACCAAGGGGAGTTTTAGTGTAGTTTAGGAAGAGCAGGTACTGGGAATTTCTAGGAAATGAGGAGAGGGATTAGTGTAGGTCAACAACTCTAAGAagaatctctgtgaagagatattaGATTCCTGGGACTTTTAGTTAGAAGGTTTAACTTTAGGGTTATCCCATACCATTCTAAcctattctctttaattaaacctattttcccattttactgagTGGTCTGTGTATGATCTCAGACCAGGTTCTGCCTGGTCAGTGTGTCTGTTAGCCTTTTAACCCACAAACTACTGACACTGGCCCAAAACAATCCATTCTTTCACATCCTCAAAATCCCTCCCTTTTACAATAGGCAGAGATGGGGTAAAAAACACTTGAAGTAAGAAATTGACATAGAGATACATAATTAGGAATGTGTAAGAAACGAAGAGTCTAGACTGATTacatggggggaaaaaagcaattgGAAAGGTGACctgaaattattaaatatacttaTTGAGGACAtgtaggtggcccagtggattgagagaaaggtctagagacaggaggttaaAATCCAGACTTAGACACTTCATCAATGTGTTAAAttgcttaatcccaattgcccagcccttaccactcttctgccttggaatcaaattctaagataaaaggtaagggggaGAAAGAGTGAgcaagaatgagagagacagagagggaatgcacacataattttttaattgatatttatgGAAGGATAAGGATAAGAGGTATACAGGATGAAAAGATATGTATAGGATGAGATCTACagatagaaaaatacaaatccaTTCAAAAATGACTATAACATTCtaacaattttaatattatcaaatatattaaaaataagctGCAAACTTACCACTGTCGACTATTAGTATGTAATGGTAAATAAGGTCTATATTTCCTATATGGAGCATTCCTAACCATATAATCCACTGATTCCAGAAGATCAATCATACTGAGGTACTAtcaaaacaaaagcaataattaaTTGATCATATACATACAGACAAGCACTAAATTTTATTCTTCAGCTGCCAAACCAATTTCCCAAATAACTATACCATGCTCTGTTAAGGTCCAATTCTCTATCTTTTTATGTCACATAAGTAAACATAAGCTTCTGAAAGCTGTGCTGGGAGAAGACAAACCATGATAATGTTCCACTGTAAAAGACACTAGGTAGAGGTTGTTTTTTGTCCTGATATCTAAAGACCAACCAAGGTAAGTCTGTAAAAATTCATCACCAAAAGGTTGGCTCAGTGATTACTTTTCTGACCCTTTAAAGGAGGTTTTTAATCTGCCTGAAGAGAATACCACCACCAGTAAAAACATGCATCTTCTGAAATGTAGGTGTCATGACAGCCCTATAGAAGAGAAACAGAACAGAACTACTCATTTAGGGTCCTTAAGCCTTCCTCCTCAATTTCTcagactcttattcttataattcTAATCCAAACAAATATCTGGTCTAGGTTAAGGAAAACTTATTCAAAAAAAATTCTGCCTGCATGGGTGCTCCTTATCCTCAAGGGTTCAATACTCAGTATTTTCCAAGGAATGCTCTGACTTCTAAAGGGTTCAAGACATACATGGAAAAAACCCTCTAGAAACTTTGATACCTGGGAACCAAAAGATTAGTATACAATTTgctatacctttttaaaaaaaagattataatgaataatagctttttaattttagtctaaattttaaaaaaaatatatgaaaacataAAATTTCTATGAAATATTCAAAATATCTAAAGCCATATTCAAGATGAAGAAATAGGCAGCAAAGATTCTGCAACTGATTAAGAGCAAAGAAATGCCCAACTACCTCTTCTTACCTGAGGCTTGGTCAATTCGATAGCAATGTTCTGTACTTCTACATTGCAATCAAATTTGGGTGTTTTGAGTTCAGTTTCTGCATGAGGATTCATATAGAGTTTTGCAGAGGCTGATATTGGCCTGAAAACTAACATAACAAATAAAGTCACAAGATGTATTTATGCCATGGTAAGTAAACCACTGGaaacaatatgaaataaaataataaattaaatgctGCTTAAAAcaccaaaatgaaaattataaaaatagattattattatcctcaaaaAAGCATCTATATGTCTACAATATTTATAGGCAACCATAAAACTAAGTACAATATAACAAACCAATGATTTGGCTTGgtatagaaagaggaaaaaatatagagTTAGTTGGCTTCAAAACCCCAGCACACTGCGTGGATGTTCTGTGGGAAACTATAGAACATAGAAAAGTCCCACAAGATAAGAAAGCATAAGGCCTGCAATGTTCATAATGGGAGGAAATGTACACTTTGAGATCAGAAATTTATCTGAGTATGAATGGATACAAGTggaaattatataaacatatgcacataaaattaactcttaattaTTGAGGAGGTATTTAATAAGTTTTCTGCTCTCATGTGACCTACCATTTTGCCATTTACTATTTAATTGTTCATTGTGAAATTTCTATCCAAggggaaatgatgaataaaacGGAATTCAAGTCAATGTTGTGTAAAACTCAGCAATAAGATCACAAATAAAATTTGTTAAGTTCTGCAGAAATCcttgaaaaattaatttgagCTAAAAATAGGATTTAAAATATATGCTATAAATGTGCTAACTACTGGCTTATCTAGAAAGTAATTACATATGTCATAATTCATTATCGTAAATATCCTATCCCATTCACAATTTGCTTCTTCCATCAGATATATTTCCAAAGTTGctaaagtcaaataaaaaattaaattgacagTTAATATATCCACAAAATAGcaattcaataataataaaaatacagaattttTAAAGGTAAACTTCAATAAtgcaaaacaattttaatttttaaaaactgtttactAGCTATTTTTCATTAATAGTAGAAAACTCATAATATACCATACAGCTAAAATAACACACAATTAATTTGAATGAAGTTGAGACTTTTATAATCTGGGAACTCTTTGAGGCAAACTTGACACTAAGAAAAACCAtaaacaattttcattttaaaaaatcaaaaggagggggcagctgggtagctcagtggattgaaagccaggcctagagatgggaggtccagggttcaaatctgacctcagacacttcccagctgtatgaccctgggcaagtcacttgatccccattgcctagcccttaccactcttctgccttggaacctatacacagtattgattccaagacagaaagtaagagtttttaaaaaaatcaaaagaataaattattCAGTATAGTGGTGCTAGCTACTATTTCTCAAAGCTAAAAAGAGACAGTACTTAAAGACAGTGAGGCTGTCAGAGGCTACGTTTAGTTCTAATCTTTTACTTTTCAAGAACAGAAAATATTAGAATGTCATCAATAGTCAACTAATTAACTATTCCTGAACAAGAATCTCACATCAAAGTGTTCATTTGACCTTTACTTTGTTTTCCCAGGAAATAACAGTTGTAGGCCTAACTTCTGGCCCTCAAAGCGAAGATACTAGTCTCCTAGGTCTTAGACAGATACTTTAATATAGGTAAGACCAGAGACCTTCAGAGGGACTATAAGCAAAATCTTTGCTTCCTGATCCTGTGCAGTTGAGCTTGAATATCTGGCTATTCATCTGCTCAACAAGAAAGCTTAAGCCTGTGGAAAATGATTCCTGAACTACACCCCTTCAAACATTCCCAAAAACACTAGGAATGGGTTAGGTAGTGGGAACTGGTTTCTCTGCCTGAAAGTAGACCCTCTTCCCTTGTCACTTCTATACCctctaaggagaaagaaaaaaaaaagacagaggaatGGAAAAAGGCAGTGGGACAAGTGATAATAATAGTCAAGTAATGGTTACTATAACCCCCCTCTAGTTTTTTCCCTGGAATATGATTACTGAACTTAAAATGTTATCATCAGATTCTCTATCCCAGGTATACTTGGCCCCTCTTGCCTCATCCTGCTTTATTTTGATTACAGAATCTACTCCTTTTTCTCCATATACATCACTGTTCCCAACCTATACAAAGCTCATCTGTGAAAGTAAAGACTTAATAAAAAGAGATGGATGGGTCTGCAGGAAGTCTTCCCTCCTTAGGCATGTTGATTATGACATTCCACTTCTATGAAATGAACTCTTTTCTGCTTTTTAGTGCTGGCAAGATGAGACTCTTGGCCCAAATCTAGTCCATCTGACCAATCCTTTTTCTTGCCAAGAGGAGGAGCTCACACTATCTAGTTTTTATTTGTTCCTACTCTCCAATTCAGAGTCCCTAGGGTGCAAAAGGATCAGTACTTCAGTGACCTGGGGCTGGGATAGAGCACAGGGTTGCTCAATTCAGGAGAGAGATCTCATAACTCCGAGGTGGTCC encodes:
- the LOC100016597 gene encoding cysteine and glycine-rich protein 2 produces the protein MPNWGGGNKCGACGRTVYHAEEVQCDGRSFHRCCFLCMVCRKNLDSTTAAIHDDEVYCKSCYGKKYGPKGYGYGQGAGTLNMDRGERLGIKPENVQPHRPTTNPNTSKFAQKFGGAEKCSRCGDSVYAAEKGIGAGKPWHKNCFRCAKCGKSLESMTLTEKEGEIYCKGCYAKNFGPKGFGYGQGAGALVHAQ